GCGCCGACCAGCGGcacctggtgtgtgtgtgtgtgtgtaaatatatatatatatatatatatatatatatatatatacatatatacatatatacatatatacatatatacatatatatacatatatatatatatacatatatatatacatatatatatatacatatatatacatatatatatatatacacggaattatgttgtaacaaaaaacaaaaatgtttatcttCAGTATTATTCTACAACGtataaaatattgcaaatgaataaaaaacattgaatgagaaggtatgTCCAAACTATTgactatatctatctatctatctatctatctatctatctatctatattgctctctctctctctctctctctatatatatatatatatatatacacacacacacattgtgtgtatatatatatatatatatatatatatatatatatatatatatatacatacattgtgtatatatatgcacCCTGCTACTAGGCTGGATTGATTAAGTTTCTTGAGAGCAGGAAAACAACATAAGGTCTTTGTAACTTCAATCATGCAAAAATTAACCTAATATTGGATTCTACTTTAAGCATCATATTATGTGTACATCAACCACTTTGAAGAAGAACCACAAGATAAACTGTACTGGCAACATGAATCTTTTCCTTTTtcgttttgttttatttagtcaAATTATTCACCATTTTAGCTTAAAAACATAGAAAGTACCCAGTTACAGACACTGCCTGTgacaatatttcacatttttagctCACCACTGAAAAATATCTTTTTGTGATACACAGCAAAGCAACTCTATGGATTTTTCTCGATGTctgaattaaaatatttcacaatgaATCAAAAATCTGGACAGTTCAATCATTTCAGTGTGTGAAATCACCTCAATTTCAAATACGTTTTAGTCTCCAAAGCTCTGACAGATGTTTTCTTTACCTTCAGCGTCTCTTTAGCCATGCCCATATTTAGTTTCTGTTATCAGATCCAGTCTAGCACATCAGGGTGAACTGCATTCTTCACATACAATTGCTGTGTATCATTCAAATCATCAGTGTTTAATCTTATAGAATAAAAAGTTAAAGCTGGATTTCCTTGTTTTTTCATTGAACTTCATTGAATTTGAGTGTTTTCTTTCCCTCTGCTTACTGCTCACATCACCTAAAGAGTCATCACCTACTTCAGATCACAGACCAAGGCTTTATGGAACACAGTGCCAATGAGCAACTTTCCACCATAGGTGGTTGCTACAGAGGAACCAATGAGCACGTGGCCATCGTCTTCATACACCTGAGTCACCTGCGGCTTATCAGAGAGGATGTTCTGGATGCGGATGACCTGAAGACACAACGTACAGAATCATGAGAAAGAAGCCAAGATGACAATAAGTGCATCTGCTGCTTATGTAAGAGGAAATATAGATATAAAAAAGCACATAAAGCATGAATAGACTTTTAATCGTAAGAAGGAACAGACAAACCTCTGATCCAGCGGGGTCATTGGGGTCGAGCAGGAGGGCCTTCCATCCGTTCGGGTGGCAGCCCACCCAAAGGTCACCAGTTTCAGGATCAACTTCAATGTTGTCAACGAGTGAACCCACAGCCACAGTCTGGTAAAGTATCATAGgtaggattattattattgtcattattattattattagtcctATAACCTCAACATGGAgcatttattaccataaatgaCAATTCTAGCAGATTTCATCCTTATTTCCTCAATATAGAAGAGGCATCAGTAGCCATGTTTTCATATAATTGTCAAGCAAGTTTtaagcttttttcttttgaattgtcacataaaataatttttttaaaaaaaggaaatgtgacTTAGCTTTGCTTTCAAGTCAACAAATTAGGCTTCATAGTGTTGTCAGAAGGTGGCAGTATAAGCTATGTTACAAATAATTGTACTAAACAGAGTAGAAGGAGCAGCAAACAGTCAGTTGTTTGCCAAATGCTAAAAAACTCAAAAAGTAAGAAAAGGAAATGGAGAAATCGTAGCcatctacaagagaaaaatggatcAAAGATTTCAGCAacctgttttcagtcatttcagttgtaacaagaaaagcactcagaacgcagtactctgccaaggccctcatatggcattgtgacaaatgcagccttttttttattagttattatcaCAAATCACAGTActgtagaatgtggccatttgtAATAGATGtacaaattattaaattataaattgtgtgttatgcatgtgtacattatgtatggatactgaatcgcgtgacctaaatatgaagCAGTCgatgggaattgatgggatttggaaacacccccacaattgaatcaattgttccttgtataatgtcagatggataagtcccagtaagtccacaacagtcgatttgtagtaggaccacaatcatgtgatcatcagcagacagctgatttCGCGTTCAattgtcacagttacagtgacgccgtgacgcTATTTTGCAATGATAGAGAAATCTGTATCAAATCCgttgatccagactataagctgcatcactgacaaaatctaatgaggtggtccttgtgtcatttctaaccttccctgAAACCTTCCCTTTTATGTCAGCTGGTATCGACCATGTTTTATGCTGTCTGGAAGCAAAGACATCAAAAGAAGTGGAAATCACTACATCTGAGAAAAAAGGTGCTTCCATCATCTGTTAAGTGCATTAACtctgatgaaaaattaaaaaacccATTAACTGTTTccattattattttctaatgtGATACTTCAAAATCTGCATAAAAATACGGATTGGAAACACTTCTAGTTTCCAATGGTTTTGAAGTGCtttcatttaaattacatttgctTGAAAGGCTTTTCAAAGttaaaattttgaaataaaatcccTGCAACTAAACTTCAAGTTACTTCCAGTAAAGGGTTGGTTTATAGCTGCAGTCTTTACCAGCTGCAGTTAAAATTCCAAAATGCCTCCCATCACTTCACATTAAAGTAGAAACAGACAACTTTCCCCCTCCTTAGTGCTTCCAAGTGATATTACTGATGGCACTGCTATGGTAGAGACTGCATCAATTTGTCACCACTACCAGCAACACTGGGcatgaaacaaacacagtgaaagaaaCATGTTAACACAAAAGATAAGtagtttttttattaaaaattggtTGACCACAGCCTTGTGCAAACAAGTAACTAGGTAGAGAGGGCAGCAACAGAAAAGATTTGGAGACAAAAATGTGagttaattcattcattcagtctaCAATGGACAATAATGTTGCACTGTACTACGTTATTTCTTAAAATGCACAGCTTTCATACTCAAAAGTTATTGCAATAAAGCCGTACAATAACTCATTTTATAAGCATCTGTATTCAGAAAATGACAATGTTGTATTACAAGTTGTACTTCTTGTTGTGTGACAGTTGGCCTGTATGCATGTGCAGAGTTCAGCTTCCAATCTTTGCACACATAGAGGGTGGCAGTATCTGGCTTACAGTCAGGGTGAGACGGGGGACACCACGAAGCCCGTCTGTAAAAGGCGTTTTAAACCTACACAGGACTAAGGATTTGACACTTCCAACTTGGCAAAGCATCTCGGCAACAGATATGCCGACTTGTTCAAAAAATTCAAATGTCAAAGCTAGCAGAATGACATTGGGCCGTCAAATAGGAATCAAattagtgtgatttattttgtacTAAACAAACTTGTAACCATCGGAGTTTGACAAAGCAGTTAAGGGTAGCTGTAACtgtttaatttcaatttttccTTTTAGGTAACATACCAATGTGGCAAACACCCCTTTATGCAAATACAGAATTTTGTACggttatatattattatattatctatttttttcctgcagaaagGGTGAAGATTGGAGACTAAATTATGCACTAAAGTACTACTGCTACTTATTTCTGCAAGTGCGTAACCTCTGGTAAGTGTGTCATGAGAAGGCATTGACAATTCAATTCATTCAATGAAAAAGCCGAAAACAAAGCCCAAAATTCCATATTCTGTCATATATTACAACATTACTCAACttttctgaattttttgttGTCGTTCCATTATCagtatatttagtattttatttaagTCCTGACTTTAATATCGTGACAACACTAATCTCTGTTTGCCGGGTACTGTTTCCACAGTTATTCCAGTTGTTACAGTACCTACCAACAGCTACTGGGGAAAACAAAAGGGCcatcctgtttctgtttttgttgtgcaaCTGCAGACGCACTTCTTTGTGCAGTAAATCCTGCCATTATTTTACCAGATTTCACACTCAGACAGAAGTGACAGTGAGGTTTATAGAGGAAAAGTCAATGGTGTAAATATTCTTTGGCCGTTACACTTTGCACTCAGCATGTACTTCATAGTGACAACCTTGTCTGTTGCCACTGTAgtaataaaactgatttattgaacattaaatgcatgaaaaatgttTCCTTACACTTAAATTCTGCATTCTCCTCAAGCTCAACAGTAATAACGAATTTGATTGGAACGATATCGAGATGGTCGATTCTGTTATTGTTTCAgaaaatttttaacagtttttaacacaaataattttaaaattcctTAATTACTAAAGCAGatgaaaaatactgaatattcAGGGGTTTGACTAATTCTGTGTGGCTTAATTTTGCTCAAAGGTGGAATCATTTACCTTCACACGAGTCAGTGCATTATCTTCTTTCCGTTCCAACACGTGCACGTTATGGTCAAGCAGATCTGCCACATATATGTGCCTGAAAAGgagaaataatattaaaaaccaGACATTCAGTGAAACATTAGTGACCATGTGGACGGCCTTGAAGATTATTCTTACCGTTTGTCCGGTGAGATGTTGATTCCATTTGCCATGTAGTAACCCCGAGAGACCTCTTTGACTTCCGTGGGACTGTAGTACACAACATTACCCCACGGCTGACACAATAACATCTCAACataacttttaaggaattggtTCTCAAAGTAGTGATCATTGGTGGCGTAGAAGCTGTCAACTCCCACTGCGACAATATCGTTTACACTGGGAACAAAAATCAGAAAGCAGAATTTTTGTGTAGATCTTACATCTTATTCCCAATAATATGCATATATTCTGACATGGTTTCACACACCCTTATTGATGTAGAGCACAATCTTAGTTTGTATACCTGTAGAGAAGTTCGTGTTTTATGGTTTTCAGATGCACAAGGGAGAGTTCTTCCTCGACAAATTTGAACACCTCAATTTGGCTTTTATGATGAGGATGGTTGACAACAAAGAGGTAGACGGCATCATCTGACaaacaagagacaaagagagcatTGTCCTAAAAGAACCCAACTGAAGAAGGGTGTGTATGAAGGAAATGCATGACTACTGACTAACAGTACAGTGAGATTACACAGTTTAAAAACTGTTGAAGGCCTGaactgctgcatcctgctgcaGTTCGTATATCTGGGGACAGAaggtagaatagaatagaatagaatagagacTTTATTGTGCATATTTGAATGGAATTTTGGTGCATTAGCTGGCCATTGgactgataaaagaaaaattcaaaaatatatgtTGTACGTGTTGCACTGCGTGAGGCAAATGGTGGTCACACCAGATACTGACTGGTTTTCTGACCCTCCCTCCACCAGACCCCTACAATGCAGGAAATCTGTACATTTTTAGACCAGCTGTTTATTGTGACCAGCCTAAGGCACACCTGTGCAACAATCATGCTGTCTAACCTTGATGTGCCACGTCTGTGAAGCGGATGGATTATCTCGGCAAAGGAGAAGTGCTCAGTAACACAGATTTAGACAAATTTGTGAATATTTGAGAGAAACAGACCTTTTGTGAACATAGAAAAAGTTTTACATCTTTGAGTAGTTCAGCTCATGAAAAATGGGagcaaaaaaaagtgttgcgtttctatttttgttcagtgtgtgtgtgtgtgtgtgtgtgtgtgtgtgtgtgtgtgtgtgtgtgtgtgtgtgtgtatatatatatgcacatacaTATGCATACCACGTGATAAACgcaataaaaattttaatgcaaccTGCAGAAAGTAACtggaaattagaaaaaaatattggacTATGTCAATAAAATCTAACTTAAAATGTACAACAGTTTATGTATATCATTAAAAATGCACCAGAATCACACCTGTAGATGTAGGTTTTCTtatagccaaaaaaaaaatagcaatgtTTTTTTACACACAATTACTCAGTACTGACTGTCAATATTTCTATATGCTTATTATGAAATGCACAGCCGCACCCAACACGGTCTTGACTGTTGCACCCATAAGGCCAAGAAACACAGCAGGTTTATCCACATAttctacatgcacacacaagcacaaatcCACCAAAAACTATATATAAACTCTGTTCACTAGTTACATGTTAATACAGGCACTTAAACTGCTGCTGAATTTGGTTCAATCTGGGTCAAAATGTATATAATATGTATGTAATATAAAAGGGCTTCGTGCCCCTCAGATGCCACCATGCAGAGACTTGTGTGTGACAGATGTGCAGCCACACATTAAGTTATCAGGGCTCTTACCATTTGGATCGGTGTAAAGGCTGATACCATGAGGGTTGAACGTTTCTAGGTCGAAGTTTCTCGGCATACGCAGCTCCTTTGGTTTCATCCGGGAATCTTTTAGATCAAGGACAAAGATCTTTCCAGGTTCATCTGAGGATGGGATTCCAGGAAACTTCAGACCCTAGAATTATTAAAACGAGAAGTTTTATAGACTACAACAGGgctgaaaatacacaaagaaaacattttcagatatTGTGAGTCACAGTTTAATTGTAgacagtcatttttaaaattcttcgCTACtgaaacaaaagtaaaattaataatGGGATTTTTTGCGGCAGTTCATATCAATAAAGAAGGTTTGTATATACCTCATCTACATCTCTGCAGCATCACAAGGCTCCATTTATGAAGCTATTTTTGTGACCCATGtgacctttatttaaaaaaaattcagcttgTGTGATTTGAATGTTGCACTTGGCCATATTgcaacaaatcaagtgagaagcggggtaattttctcatagacttcaatagaatctgacattttttgcaaccagaggaatCGCTTACTGTTGGCTGTTGAATGAAAACGCAAGTTTAACGTGCTTTTGCattagcttcatttttcagatcTGAAGACTACGTGCAATCTAAGGAAACATCAGAACATGtttagtaaaaacaacaacagttgcACCAAGTCAGACACATGCAGAAAAGGCACACATTGGTGCATAAACATTCACCATGAAGCAGAAAGTGAACGTGTTTACTACTCATAAATTATTCCACTGTTCAAAAAATAACTTGCACGCAAGCAATAGATCAGATTAGGTCCAGATTGCAATATTAAACTAATCATTAACTTGGTTTATGATCACATGGAGGATCTCTGTACATGGAATTATTGACAAAACGTGGATTGCATTTGCACTGGTGTTTTGACTTTGTTTAACCCTCAGAAGCCAACATTTGGCTGCACTTCAACTCAAACACTTACAGTGCTGATAAAGGCGAGCCTGTCTCCAAGGATCGTGATATCTTCAGAGCCATGTTCTGAAAGTGACACAGTTGCAcggttagtttatttatttactaatgTGCATGGAAGCTGCtctttattgtggtttttcttaCCCAGATTTTCGAGCAGCACACAGTTGGGGAGGTGATTCTTCACCAGTTCTCTTGTAGCCAGAGCTCTTTTCCTGCAGAGTGCGTAAAAGTCATATCAGGGCAGGTGACCAAAAAAACTTAGTGcctgatgaaaaataaaacggagcagaaaaagaaatttgtttttACCTCAAGCTGTAAATTCTCTCTCCAAACAGCACCGCCAACACGGCCACCAAAATCGAGACGAATCCCAGCTTCCCCATATTGAAATCACGACAGGAAAGTTTGACAAACACTTTTAAAGTGTCGCTGCACTGCCGGTGAAGGCGTTCCTCTGCAGGCGCCACTAATGCTGCATTTAGGGCATCCGAAATACTTAAACTATCACTTTTCCCTGTTACTTTTTCTGTCGTTGCAACTTTAATATGCATTTCTATCTTGCAATTCTTATATTCAACCatttattctaaaaatatttaagtttACTTGCAATAACAAATTGcaatttacattttactgtCAATTGATTCGATTTATTTGCCACCTCCTCTTGCAGTGCAATTGCAGAATTGTGACTGTTTACTCATTGCTTGATTCGTAAGATAAGGCCTgaaatatttactttattttggcTGCCAACAATAAGCccaacaaacatgtaaaaactttaacattttattaatttccGACACCTGCCGAGCACTTGAATGCAGCATAATTCCAAATAGTAGGAGTGGCTGTAGCTGCAATTCTCTGCATAAAAGTTAGGGATTTATTGTGCAAACTGACATTTGTTGGTTGTGTGTTTATATCAGTGTACAGTTAAGATAAAAAATGATTCATAACCACGGAAAATTTTGAccaaatgtgaatttttaacTGACCAAAACGTATCTTGTGGCtgcaaattacaaaaacaagtgaCACTAGTGGCATCAATAGTAGGTTGTAAATTATTTGGTCATATAGGGTATATTCAAACAGGAAACtgtttctgaagaagaataatgatgcaaaaaaaaaaaccaaaaaacactgTACCATAGGTTAGTTATGTAGGAGACCCTAGAAGTCAGAATTGGTGTTTTTGAGATTGTCATTGCAGTTTCAGGGTGAAATTGCTCACTACTTATTTCATTCATGATATATTTTTCAGCATATTAAACACTTCCATATGTGCATGttaagaagtaaaaaaaaaaacaactgcatttCACGGCAGACTTTAACTATAACTGATGATTAGCCTCTTGATTGTGGGTCCATTTGGAAATGTAAAGGCAGGTATGTGAAATTTTAACCTCTGTTAAACCtccacacctttttttttttttcagtagacTTCACTTTTTAAAGAGAACATGTATGCGAGTCAGCAACCGGTGAGCACTGTTAGTTGGGGCACAACCGATTCCCGACTCCTTGTTTTGTGAAAGTCGTGTAAAAGGTTCACAGTGTGACACAGCAGGATCCCCATCAAACAGTTTCAAGCAAGACTGTATATTTGGAACAtacaaaataaattttattatCCATTCTCTTCATGTCTACATCTTATTAGAATTTCTAGACAATGGCATTGTCAAAGAACACACCCAAATTAATTCTAATAATCCTGACAGGTGCAACAATACATTTCTGTCAAGTCCAGGTGTCAAAATAGAACTGAATGTGAAAAGCAATTTAAATCTTCTTTCTTTGTTATATTCAACATAAAAAGGGGGGGAGCCATGGCCCTGGGCCGCAGTGAGAGCTAGGCAGGACATGGCCATgagcacacagaaacacaggtgAGGAAGTGGCTTCAGGGCTGGGCCCCGGTGGCTGCAGGGACTTGTGTGGCCAGAGTGTTGGGGGCAGAGATGACGGGTGATCCAGCAATGTTAGCCAGTGGCTGTGAGGAGGACATTGAGGTGATGCCTGAGAGACACAGGAGGCTCGTTAATCACTTGTATTTACATGTCACCGTAATCTAAAATTACAGATGTAACTTTCTCTGCAGCTATTTTCAGACGTTACTATCGCAATCTGAAGGAAGGTTGCACCTCTaatttatgacaaaaaaaaaggtaaattacATGCAGAACTATCTTTGTAATCTCCCACAATCGTTTACTGTTTCACTGCTGCAATTTAATTCCAAAGGCAAAAGTCAGAGAGAACAACCTTCTAAGAATGTGAACAGGCTCATATGAGGTCAGCATCTCTGATAAATAGCTCAAACTCCCTGATaagctttaaaaatgaccagtcaaatcttaaaatcaatttgtGAACAAACTGGGAGCTAATAGAGGAAAGCCGGGATCGGGTTGATGTGATGAGGTGAAGGAGGTGTCAGATGTTTTACCTGGAATCTGCTGGAGCTGTCAGAGCCTTCAGCCTTCAACCTCCACATCTGCTCCAGTTGCTCCTTCAGTCTCTGGTCCTTCTAGATCTTCTCAGGCTCCTTCTTCCTAAGATACAACTGACCTCCTCTGCTCCTAACCAACACCCACTATGTCAGGTTGCTTagacagcagctgcttggtAGAAAGCAGCTGGATTTGAAGCCCAGCTGGATCTTAGCACTACCGTTTTCCATCCCTGTTGGTGCTGAGTCCCAGTTAAACTCGGGAATATCAAATCTCTGCTTGATGTTGCTGTATACAATTCCAGCCACTTGGTGACATTTCTGAGTGTCCCCTATGCCCTGTTATGAAGCGAGATTGACAAGATTCTTGTGAGCAGGAAAGTAATATAAGACCTTTGTAACTTCAGTtatgcaaaaatgaaatataatattGGATTATActtcaatttaaacatcatatTATGTTCACATCAACCACTTTCAAATAGAGCCACAAAATAAACTTCAATGGCAACAtcaatctttttttgttatgttttatttagtcaaattattcaccattttagcttaaaaacacataaaagtacCCAGTTACAGACACTGCCCACgtgaatatttcacattttcagctcACCAGTGAAAAATATCCTTTTTGTGATACAAGGCAAGGCAACTCTATggatttttcttccatttttgaaataaagtaTTTCACTGTGGTTCAAGTGTCTGGACAGTTCAATCATTTCAGTGTGTGAAATCACCTCAATTTCAAATACGTTTTAGTCTCCAAAGCTCTGACAGATGTTTTCTTTACCTTCAGTTTCTCTTTAGCCATGCCCATATTTAGTTTCTGTTATCAGATCCAGTCTAGCACATCAGGGTGAACTGCTCTGCTTACTGCTCACATCACCTAAAGAGTCATCACCTACTTCAGATCACAGACCAAGGCTTTATGGAACACAGTGCCAATGAGCAACTTTCCACCATAGGTGGTTGCTACAGAGGAACCAATGAGCACGTGGCCATCGTCTTCATACACCTGAGTCACCTGTGGCTTATCAGAGAGGATGTTCTGGATGCGGATGACCTGAAGACACAACGTACAGAATCATGAGAAAGAAGCCAAGATGACAATAAGTGCATCTGCTGCTTATGTAAGAGGgaacaaagatgtaaaaaaatccacataaaGCATGAACAGCTTTATAATCATAAGAAGGATTAGACAAACCTCTGATCCAGCGGGGTCATTGGGGTCGAAAAAGAAGAGCTTCCATGCATTCGGGTGGCAGCCCACCCAAAGGTCACCAGTTTCAGGATCAACTTCAATGTTGTCAACGAGTGAACCCACAGCCACAGTCTGGTAAAGTATCACAGATaggaatattattattatcactacTAATATACAAAATTTCCTCAATGAACAAGAGGCATCAGTAGTTATGTTTTATATAATTGTCAAGcaaattttaagctttttacttttgaattgtcacataaaataatttttcaaaaaaggaaATGTGACTTAGCTTTGCTTTCGAGTCAACAAATTAGGTTTCATAGTGTTGTCAGAAGGTGGCAGTATAAGCTATGTTACAAATAATTGTACTAAACAGAGTAGAAGGAGCAGCAAACCGAGTCAGTTGTTTGCCAAATgctaaaaagcacaaaaaagaagaaaatgaagaaattgtGGCCATCTACCAGAGAAAAACAGATCAAAGTCTTCAGCAACCTTACAGTCATTTCAGTTCTAACTATTCTTTTATGTCAGCTGGTATCAGCTATGTTTCCTGTGGTCAAGGAGTAAAGAAATGTAAGAAGCAGAAATCACTATGTCTGGAAAAATAAGCTATTTCCACCATCAAAATCCACTAACTTTTCCAAATGTGATATTTCAAAATCTGCGTAAAAATACCTAATGGAAACACTTCTAGTTCCCAGTGGTTTTGCAGCGCTTTCATTTAAATTCCATTAACTATTTGTATTTGCTTTTCAAAGAAAAGATTTTGAAATAATATCCCTGCAACTAAACTTCAAATTACTTCCAGTAAAGCGTTGGTTTACAGCTACAGtctttatcagctgcagttaaaatgataaatgtctCCCCTTAGTGTTTCCAAGTGATATTACTGTTGGCACTGCTATTGCAGAGACGGCATCAATTTCTGTTTATCTCAGGAGC
This genomic stretch from Amphiprion ocellaris isolate individual 3 ecotype Okinawa chromosome 9, ASM2253959v1, whole genome shotgun sequence harbors:
- the LOC111577060 gene encoding serum paraoxonase/arylesterase 2-like, with the protein product MGKLGFVSILVAVLAVLFGERIYSLRKRALATRELVKNHLPNCVLLENLEHGSEDITILGDRLAFISTGLKFPGIPSSDEPGKIFVLDLKDSRMKPKELRMPRNFDLETFNPHGISLYTDPNDDAVYLFVVNHPHHKSQIEVFKFVEEELSLVHLKTIKHELLYSVNDIVAVGVDSFYATNDHYFENQFLKSYVEMLLCQPWGNVVYYSPTEVKEVSRGYYMANGINISPDKRHIYVADLLDHNVHVLERKEDNALTRVKTVAVGSLVDNIEVDPETGDLWVGCHPNGWKALLLDPNDPAGSEVIRIQNILSDKPQVTQVYEDDGHVLIGSSVATTYGGKLLIGTVFHKALVCDLK